In a single window of the Octopus sinensis linkage group LG1, ASM634580v1, whole genome shotgun sequence genome:
- the LOC115226023 gene encoding ATP-dependent DNA helicase PIF1-like — protein sequence MRAQLFGDQTSANFANDILKLGDGKVPLDADGELDVHPFATPVSSLAELTDKVFPHLKDNYLNHEWLSERAVLAPKNVTVTKLNDQPLQSLPGAPFAYKSVDTMVDANESLNFSTEFFNSLYPPSLQPHLLHLKVGSPVVLLRNLEPSRLCNGTHLVVKKLIKHVVEATILSGCGKGEDVSIPRIPLTPSGADIFFAFRRLQFRLRPSFAMSVNKSPGQTLSVAGLLLEEPCFSHGQLYVACSRVGSRDRLLALTRRGKTRNIVLQQSATYLPRLKWVRYRHACT from the coding sequence ATGAGGGCTCAATTGTTCGGCGACCAAACGTCGGCTAACTTCGCAAATGACATTCTGAAACTCGGCGACGGTAAAGTGCCGCTTGACGCTGATGGGGAATTGGACGTCCACCCGTTCGCAACTCCCGTTTCATCTTTGGCCGAACTCACTGATAAAGTGTTTCCCCATTTAAAAGATAATTATCTCAATCATGAATGGCTGTCTGAAAGAGCAGTGCTGGCCCCGAAAAACGTGACCGTTACAAAACTCAATGATCAACCGTTGCAGTCACTTCCCGGTGCTCCTTTCGCATACAAATCTGTAGATACGATGGTAGATGCGAATGAATCGCTGAATTTCTCAACGGAGTTCTTCAACTCTCTATACCCTCCGAGCCTACAACCACATCTGCTCCACCTTAAAGTTGGAAGTCCGGTTGTGCTTTTGCGCAATTTGGAGCCCTCCAGACTGTGCAACGGAACACATCTGGTtgtaaaaaaattgataaagcATGTTGTCGAGGCAACCATCCTATCCGGATGCGGAAAAGGTGAGGATGTATCCATTCCCAGGATTCCCCTTACTCCCTCTGGAGCAGACATATTTTTCGccttcagaagactgcaattccggCTCCGACCTAGCTTCGCCATGTCTGTCAACAAGTCCCCGGGCCAGACACTTTCTGTGGCTGgacttctcttggaagagccttGCTTTTCCCACGGCCAGCTGTACGTTGCATGCTCCAGAGTCGGCAGTAGAGACAGACTGCTTGCATTAACACGTCGGGGGAAGACAAGAAACATAGTCCTACAACAAAGTGCTACGTATTTGCCAAGGCTGAAGTGGGTACGTTATCGCCATGCATGCACATAA